Proteins from one Arcobacter sp. F155 genomic window:
- a CDS encoding glycosyltransferase family 39 protein, protein MKTVASAYKYLFLLFFFVVLSALVYNILNLSISYKEALNFFINNSLLSIITNASTIILGQNDFGLRFPFLLFYILSVFLMYKLTEDFFKKESDRYINLAIFSILPGLLSASILVNSAIIVTFFTLLYIYIFKVTSKHSYILLVLFLFLDNSFAIFFLALFFYSLKKRDTNLLVVSLVLFGISMGIYGFDSGGKPKGFLIDTFAIYASIFSPLLFIYFFYSIYRIGIKENKTLTWYVSMTSLFFSLLISFRQRIYIEDYAPFVVIFLPYMVRLFFNSIRIRLPRFRKKHYNVTIATLVVLLLSVFLTLFNKPLYLLVSEPKKHFAYKYDFVEDIAIELKKKNINYINSEDEKLLLRLRFYGIESGQKYYITTKEQFFYDYKIDVKYFNKTLYSTYIIKENEK, encoded by the coding sequence ATGAAAACAGTAGCTAGTGCATATAAATATTTATTTTTACTATTCTTTTTTGTAGTTTTATCTGCACTAGTTTACAATATTCTTAACCTTAGTATTTCATATAAAGAGGCTTTAAACTTTTTTATAAATAACTCTTTATTGAGTATTATTACAAATGCTTCAACTATTATCTTAGGTCAAAATGACTTTGGGCTGAGATTTCCTTTTTTACTTTTTTATATTCTTTCTGTTTTTTTAATGTATAAACTAACAGAAGACTTTTTTAAAAAAGAGTCTGATAGATATATAAATTTAGCTATCTTTTCTATTTTACCAGGACTTTTAAGTGCCTCAATACTTGTAAATAGTGCTATTATAGTTACTTTTTTTACTCTTTTATATATATACATATTCAAAGTAACAAGTAAACACTCATATATACTATTGGTATTGTTTTTATTTTTAGATAATTCATTTGCTATATTTTTTCTAGCACTATTTTTTTATTCCCTTAAAAAAAGAGATACAAATTTACTTGTAGTTTCATTAGTTCTATTTGGTATTTCAATGGGAATATATGGATTTGATAGTGGAGGGAAACCCAAAGGTTTCTTAATAGATACTTTTGCTATTTATGCATCTATCTTTTCACCTTTATTATTTATATACTTTTTTTACTCAATATATAGAATAGGTATAAAAGAGAATAAAACACTTACTTGGTATGTATCTATGACCTCTTTATTCTTCTCTTTATTAATATCATTTAGACAAAGAATATATATAGAAGACTATGCACCTTTTGTTGTTATCTTTTTACCTTATATGGTAAGACTGTTTTTTAACAGTATTAGAATTAGGCTACCAAGATTTAGAAAGAAACATTATAATGTAACTATAGCTACATTAGTAGTTCTTTTATTAAGTGTATTTTTGACACTATTTAATAAGCCTTTATATTTATTAGTAAGTGAACCTAAAAAACATTTTGCTTATAAATATGATTTTGTGGAAGATATTGCAATAGAGTTAAAAAAGAAAAATATTAACTATATTAACTCAGAAGATGAAAAACTATTATTGAGATTAAGATTTTATGGAATAGAGTCTGGACAAAAATATTACATTACTACAAAAGAACAATTTTTCTATGATTATAAAATAGATGTAAAATATTTTAATAAAACATTATATAGTACATATATAATAAAAGAAAATGAAAAATAG
- a CDS encoding ABC transporter substrate-binding protein, whose translation MNIYKIFLLISLLFNTLVLQAKEEKISIQLDWLHQFQFAGYYIAKEKGYFKEENLDVIIKEFDFDVDLVNGVLNSKASYAVGKSSLIIDRLEGKKVVLLAAIYQNSPMVLISLNNSNIKKIKDLKDKKVMLTPDARSAAAINSMIISQGLNLKDINFQQHSFKLEDLISGKTDAMGCYLSNEPYILDSKNIEFKIHNPSEYGFEFYGGLFFTSQEELRQNPIRVRKMHRAVLKGWKYAFENIDETVKIIYEKYNTQNKSLEALKYEAKILKELAQFEEGNLGNIDYKKVEEIKRLYLLLGLSDSAINFKLEDIIYNPKKINLTQEEKKYIRNYQINLISNSNFPPFTIETDNKLSGIEIDYWNLVRKKLNLISAIEVINNNQEANEKINTNANNLKYAFGTADYENINSNMSMSVDKVKLALTTLVDKPYTTAITELANKKIAITKYASYYKDLKKKYPKINFVETASINESFDLLQENKVYGILGKLPALSYNITKKTISNAKISGIYNENYELRLHVNKENRVLLNILNKAISTITDEERKLIRDKYNSIIYEPEKDYSWVYKIITFLSVLIIIVVINNRKLNKEIKKRKLAEEELNKIAHIDGLTNAFSRRKIESILELELNREKRYNRGLSLIFFDVDNFKLINDQLGHSTGDNVLEKISSLVNNTMRKTDSFGRWGGEEFIIILPETNKVQAKNIAYLLKEKIANFDFEIDRKVTCSFGVSQFEETDCADSLLTRADNAMYYVKRNGKNEVKVV comes from the coding sequence ATGAATATCTACAAAATATTTTTACTAATATCTTTACTTTTTAATACTTTAGTACTTCAAGCAAAAGAAGAAAAAATTTCAATTCAATTGGATTGGTTACATCAGTTTCAATTTGCAGGTTATTATATAGCAAAAGAAAAGGGTTACTTCAAAGAAGAAAACTTAGATGTGATAATTAAAGAGTTTGACTTTGATGTAGATTTAGTAAATGGAGTATTAAACTCTAAAGCTAGTTATGCTGTAGGAAAATCATCTTTAATAATTGATAGACTAGAAGGCAAAAAAGTAGTTCTTTTAGCCGCTATTTATCAAAACTCACCAATGGTCTTAATATCACTTAACAATTCAAATATTAAAAAAATAAAAGACTTAAAAGATAAAAAAGTTATGCTAACCCCTGATGCGAGGTCAGCTGCTGCTATTAACTCTATGATTATATCTCAAGGCTTAAACTTAAAAGATATAAACTTCCAACAACACTCTTTTAAACTTGAAGACTTAATAAGTGGTAAAACTGACGCTATGGGATGTTATTTATCTAATGAACCTTATATTTTAGACTCTAAAAATATAGAGTTTAAAATTCACAATCCAAGTGAATATGGATTTGAGTTTTATGGAGGACTGTTTTTCACTTCACAAGAAGAGTTAAGACAAAATCCAATTAGAGTTAGAAAAATGCATAGAGCTGTTTTAAAAGGTTGGAAATATGCTTTTGAAAATATTGATGAAACAGTAAAAATTATCTATGAGAAATATAATACGCAGAACAAATCTCTTGAAGCTTTAAAATATGAAGCTAAAATCTTAAAAGAACTTGCCCAGTTTGAAGAAGGAAACTTAGGAAATATTGATTATAAAAAAGTTGAAGAGATAAAAAGACTTTATTTGTTGCTTGGATTAAGTGATAGTGCAATAAATTTTAAACTTGAAGATATAATTTACAATCCTAAAAAAATAAACTTAACTCAAGAAGAAAAAAAATATATTAGAAATTATCAAATAAATCTTATTTCAAACTCAAACTTTCCACCTTTTACAATTGAAACAGATAATAAACTTTCAGGAATAGAGATTGATTACTGGAACCTTGTAAGGAAAAAACTAAATCTAATCTCGGCAATTGAAGTAATTAACAATAATCAAGAAGCAAATGAAAAAATAAATACAAATGCAAATAATTTAAAATATGCATTTGGAACTGCTGATTATGAAAATATAAACTCAAATATGAGTATGAGTGTAGATAAAGTTAAACTTGCACTGACTACTTTAGTAGATAAACCATATACAACAGCAATAACAGAATTAGCAAATAAAAAGATTGCTATTACAAAATATGCTTCATATTATAAAGATTTAAAAAAGAAATATCCAAAAATCAATTTTGTAGAAACAGCTAGTATAAATGAGTCTTTTGACTTACTTCAAGAAAATAAGGTTTATGGGATTTTAGGTAAACTTCCTGCTTTATCATACAATATCACTAAAAAAACAATCTCAAATGCTAAAATTTCTGGGATTTATAATGAAAATTATGAACTTAGACTCCATGTAAATAAAGAAAACAGAGTTCTTCTTAATATATTAAATAAAGCAATCTCAACAATTACTGATGAAGAAAGAAAACTTATTCGAGATAAATATAACTCTATTATCTATGAACCAGAAAAAGATTACTCATGGGTTTATAAAATAATTACCTTTCTTTCAGTTCTAATTATTATAGTTGTAATTAACAATAGAAAACTAAATAAAGAGATAAAAAAAAGAAAACTTGCTGAAGAAGAGTTAAATAAAATAGCTCATATTGATGGATTAACAAATGCCTTTAGTAGAAGAAAGATTGAATCTATTTTAGAATTAGAGCTAAATAGAGAAAAGCGATATAATAGAGGTTTATCTTTGATTTTCTTTGATGTAGATAACTTTAAACTAATCAATGACCAACTTGGACATTCAACTGGTGATAATGTTTTAGAGAAAATATCTTCTTTAGTAAATAATACAATGAGAAAGACTGACTCCTTTGGAAGATGGGGAGGAGAAGAGTTTATTATTATCCTACCTGAAACAAATAAGGTACAAGCAAAAAATATTGCATACTTACTAAAAGAAAAAATTGCTAACTTTGATTTTGAAATAGATAGAAAAGTCACTTGTAGTTTTGGAGTATCTCAATTTGAAGAGACAGATTGTGCAGACTCTTTATTAACAAGAGCCGATAATGCAATGTATTATGTTAAAAGAAACGGAAAAAATGAAGTTAAAGTAGTTTAA
- a CDS encoding NADH-quinone oxidoreductase subunit A, whose amino-acid sequence MSTHLVLSSVIFVSIALILVGVFLLTKYLGPNNTQDKLKNTVYESGVSNPVGTTNIRFSIKFYLVAIGFLLFDVEIIFMFPWAVNLVDLGYAGLVKMFIFIGLLFAGLIYMYKKKALSWD is encoded by the coding sequence ATGTCGACACATTTAGTTCTTTCATCTGTGATTTTTGTCTCTATTGCTTTAATATTAGTAGGAGTTTTCTTACTAACAAAGTACTTAGGGCCAAACAATACACAAGATAAATTAAAAAACACAGTTTACGAGAGTGGTGTTTCCAACCCTGTTGGAACTACAAACATTAGGTTTTCTATTAAGTTTTACTTAGTAGCTATTGGATTCTTATTATTTGACGTAGAAATAATCTTTATGTTTCCATGGGCTGTTAACTTAGTTGACCTTGGCTATGCAGGTTTAGTAAAAATGTTTATTTTTATTGGACTACTTTTTGCTGGTCTTATTTATATGTATAAGAAAAAGGCGTTATCATGGGATTAG
- a CDS encoding MalY/PatB family protein: MFDEIVNRKGTSCAKYDALETYFGYSDLQPLWVADMDFKTPDVINNAIIKRATHGVYGYAKPTTKTYNLVKEWMKKRHDWEIDTSWISFCNGVVPAYSAAIEAFSEEGDEIIVQTPVYFPLFNSVKHNNRKVVRNSLKEENGYYTMDLEDLKSKITSKSKILVLCSPHNPVGRVWSKEELEELAKICIEHNLLIISDEIHADLVFKKFTPMASLSKEISNITLTLNSAGKTFNIAGLNCSYSISENKEIKEKFDKELAKREIASVNVFGYTALEAAYEFGEEWLEELKKYLKKNIEFTKEYLAKSNSKVQFLEPEATYLLWLNFKNTELKHKEIKNMLFEKSKVALNDGRSFGVEGDSYFRLNCALPTSQLEEGLGKIVTYF; the protein is encoded by the coding sequence ATGTTTGATGAGATAGTAAATAGAAAAGGAACATCTTGTGCTAAATATGATGCGCTAGAAACATACTTTGGATATTCTGATTTACAACCACTTTGGGTAGCTGATATGGATTTTAAAACTCCTGATGTAATAAATAATGCAATCATTAAAAGAGCAACTCATGGAGTATATGGATATGCAAAACCTACTACAAAAACTTATAACCTTGTAAAAGAGTGGATGAAAAAAAGACATGATTGGGAAATTGATACATCATGGATATCTTTTTGTAATGGAGTAGTCCCAGCATATAGTGCTGCTATTGAAGCCTTTAGTGAGGAAGGTGATGAGATTATTGTTCAAACACCTGTTTATTTTCCACTATTTAACTCAGTTAAACACAATAATAGAAAAGTAGTTAGAAATTCACTTAAAGAAGAAAACGGCTACTACACTATGGATTTAGAAGATTTAAAAAGTAAAATTACTTCTAAATCTAAAATCTTAGTTTTATGTTCACCCCACAATCCAGTGGGAAGAGTTTGGAGTAAAGAAGAGCTTGAAGAATTAGCTAAAATTTGTATAGAACATAATCTTCTAATAATAAGTGATGAAATCCATGCAGATTTAGTATTTAAAAAGTTCACACCTATGGCATCACTATCAAAGGAGATTTCAAATATCACTTTAACTTTAAACTCTGCAGGAAAAACATTTAATATTGCTGGATTAAATTGTTCATATTCAATTAGTGAAAATAAAGAAATCAAAGAAAAATTTGATAAAGAACTTGCAAAAAGAGAAATTGCTTCTGTAAATGTATTTGGATATACAGCATTAGAAGCTGCTTATGAATTTGGTGAAGAATGGCTAGAAGAGTTAAAAAAATATCTAAAAAAGAATATTGAATTTACTAAAGAATATTTAGCAAAAAGTAACTCAAAAGTACAATTCTTGGAACCAGAAGCAACATATTTGTTATGGCTAAACTTTAAAAATACAGAGCTAAAACATAAGGAAATAAAAAATATGTTATTCGAAAAATCGAAGGTAGCACTTAATGATGGGCGAAGCTTTGGAGTTGAAGGAGACTCGTATTTTAGGCTAAACTGTGCACTTCCAACATCACAGCTTGAAGAAGGACTGGGTAAAATAGTTACATATTTTTAG
- a CDS encoding menaquinone biosynthesis decarboxylase has protein sequence MKEAIEILKKNDLLRIIDDELDIYLEIPHIAYVEVKKEDSKALLFTNVVDRKNNKKFDIPVLMNVFCNEKAVKLFIGDGDKIGKEIESLLKMKPPTTLSEKLSTFGKLFALKNTIPKKNRGKGECQEVIKLGSEAKLSDLPILTTWEQDGGPFITMGQVYTTSLDGEMKNVGMYRLQVYDDNTLGMHWQIHKDSNHFFHEYKKAGKKMPVSIGIGGDPMYIWCGQAPLPIGVFELMLYGFVKNKNAQLVKSITNDIYVPKDNDFVIEGFVDTSKMKIEGPFGDHTGYYTLEEEYPFMEVTAITHKKEPTYLATVVGKPPLEDKYMGYATERIFLPLLKTTAPDLIDYCMPENGVFHNLILAKIKTLYPGHASQMMHAFWGVGQMSFVKHAIFVNEDAPDLEDFDAITEHILNRIDIEEFLVSKGVIDALDHTSPKFAVGGKLGLDCTGEEVKELGITLLSDDELLKKVNELTDEVKQLKQYYTHTKNPVTVIAVDKKRNQKEIFELLKPLYKNIKILIIIDDANQNDVNNPYMLVWRVTNNIDSNRDLYIEDNTICLDATNKNDYDNFKRRWPDDVDCSKEVIDSLRQRGILDISDEFIKKFQL, from the coding sequence ATGAAAGAAGCTATTGAAATTTTAAAAAAGAATGATCTTTTAAGAATCATTGATGATGAGTTGGATATATATTTAGAGATACCACACATCGCTTATGTTGAAGTAAAAAAAGAAGACTCTAAGGCATTATTATTTACAAATGTTGTAGATAGAAAAAACAATAAAAAATTTGATATTCCAGTATTAATGAATGTATTCTGTAATGAAAAAGCGGTAAAACTTTTCATTGGAGATGGAGATAAGATTGGAAAAGAGATTGAATCTTTATTAAAAATGAAGCCACCTACAACATTAAGTGAAAAACTTTCTACTTTTGGAAAACTATTTGCACTTAAAAATACAATTCCTAAAAAGAATAGGGGAAAAGGTGAGTGCCAAGAAGTAATAAAACTTGGAAGTGAAGCAAAACTTTCAGACCTTCCTATCTTAACTACATGGGAACAAGATGGTGGTCCTTTTATTACAATGGGACAAGTTTATACTACATCTTTAGATGGTGAAATGAAGAATGTTGGTATGTATAGACTTCAAGTATATGATGACAATACATTAGGAATGCACTGGCAGATTCATAAAGATTCGAATCATTTCTTCCATGAGTATAAAAAAGCTGGAAAGAAAATGCCAGTTTCAATTGGAATAGGTGGAGATCCGATGTATATTTGGTGTGGACAAGCTCCATTACCTATTGGTGTATTTGAATTAATGTTATATGGTTTTGTAAAAAATAAAAATGCACAACTAGTAAAATCAATTACAAATGATATTTATGTACCAAAAGACAATGACTTTGTAATAGAAGGTTTTGTTGATACAAGCAAAATGAAAATTGAAGGACCATTTGGGGATCATACTGGATATTATACTTTAGAAGAAGAGTATCCTTTTATGGAAGTAACTGCAATTACTCATAAAAAAGAGCCTACATATTTAGCAACAGTAGTTGGAAAACCACCATTAGAAGATAAGTATATGGGGTATGCTACAGAGAGAATTTTCCTACCATTACTTAAAACAACTGCTCCTGATTTAATTGATTATTGTATGCCAGAAAATGGAGTTTTCCATAACCTGATTTTAGCAAAAATCAAAACACTTTACCCTGGACACGCAAGTCAAATGATGCATGCTTTCTGGGGAGTAGGGCAAATGTCATTTGTAAAACATGCAATTTTTGTAAATGAAGATGCACCTGATTTAGAAGATTTTGATGCAATTACTGAGCATATACTAAATAGAATTGATATTGAAGAGTTCCTTGTATCAAAGGGAGTTATTGATGCACTTGACCATACAAGTCCTAAGTTTGCAGTGGGTGGAAAACTTGGTCTTGATTGTACAGGTGAAGAAGTAAAAGAACTTGGAATTACTCTATTAAGTGATGATGAACTTTTAAAGAAAGTAAATGAACTTACAGATGAAGTTAAACAATTAAAACAATACTATACTCATACGAAAAACCCTGTAACTGTTATAGCTGTTGATAAGAAAAGAAATCAAAAAGAGATTTTTGAATTATTAAAACCTTTATATAAAAATATAAAAATATTAATCATAATTGATGATGCAAACCAAAATGATGTAAATAATCCATATATGTTAGTTTGGAGAGTTACAAATAATATAGATTCAAATAGAGATTTATATATTGAAGATAATACTATTTGTTTAGATGCAACAAATAAAAATGATTATGATAACTTCAAAAGAAGATGGCCTGATGATGTTGATTGTTCGAAAGAAGTAATTGATAGTTTAAGACAAAGAGGTATTTTAGATATTTCAGATGAGTTTATAAAGAAGTTTCAATTATAA
- a CDS encoding aminodeoxychorismate/anthranilate synthase component II gives MILMIDNYDSFTYNIVQYCLELGADLKVIRNDELSVEEIEKLNPEKIIISPGPATPDDAGVCLEAIEYFADKKPILGICLGHQSIAQVFGAKVIRAKNMMHGKTSNIKIEKDTKIFNELPSEFTQTRYHSLTVEKESLPAEVIPTSYSTDDNEIMSLEIKDKNIYGVQFHPESIMSEYGHKIIDNFLKI, from the coding sequence ATGATTTTAATGATCGATAATTACGATTCATTCACATACAATATTGTTCAGTACTGCTTAGAGTTAGGAGCAGACTTAAAAGTAATTAGAAATGATGAGTTAAGTGTAGAAGAAATAGAAAAATTAAATCCTGAAAAAATTATAATCTCTCCAGGACCAGCAACTCCTGATGATGCAGGTGTTTGTTTAGAAGCAATAGAATATTTTGCTGATAAAAAACCAATTTTAGGTATTTGTTTAGGGCATCAAAGTATTGCTCAAGTATTTGGCGCAAAGGTTATAAGAGCAAAAAATATGATGCATGGCAAAACTTCAAATATTAAAATTGAAAAAGATACAAAGATTTTTAACGAACTACCAAGTGAATTTACTCAAACTAGATATCACTCTTTAACTGTTGAAAAGGAAAGTTTACCAGCTGAGGTGATTCCTACATCATACAGTACAGATGATAATGAAATTATGTCTTTAGAAATTAAAGACAAAAATATTTATGGAGTTCAGTTTCACCCAGAATCAATTATGAGTGAATATGGACATAAGATTATAGATAACTTCTTGAAGATATGA
- a CDS encoding NADH-quinone oxidoreductase subunit B, giving the protein MGLGAEANLGDSIITTKLDEAVNWARSYSMWPMAFGTACCGIEFMSVAAAKYDISRFGAEVVRFSPRQADLLIVAGTITYKQAPVLKRIWDQMCEPKWVISMGACACSGGFYDNYTTLQGIDEVIPVDEYISGCPPRPEAVLDAIMNIQKKSYNESIIKERDRNFKGILDA; this is encoded by the coding sequence ATGGGATTAGGAGCTGAAGCTAACTTAGGTGATTCTATAATCACTACAAAACTTGATGAAGCTGTTAACTGGGCTAGATCATATTCAATGTGGCCAATGGCGTTTGGTACTGCATGTTGTGGTATTGAATTCATGTCAGTTGCAGCAGCGAAATATGATATATCAAGATTCGGTGCAGAAGTTGTAAGATTCTCGCCAAGACAGGCAGACTTACTTATTGTTGCAGGAACTATTACTTATAAACAAGCTCCTGTATTAAAAAGAATTTGGGATCAAATGTGTGAACCTAAATGGGTTATCTCTATGGGAGCATGTGCATGTTCTGGTGGTTTTTATGATAACTATACAACATTACAAGGAATTGATGAAGTTATTCCTGTAGATGAATATATTTCAGGTTGTCCTCCAAGACCAGAAGCGGTTTTAGATGCAATTATGAATATTCAGAAAAAATCTTACAATGAATCTATTATCAAAGAAAGAGATAGAAACTTCAAAGGGATTTTAGATGCTTAA